The following DNA comes from Nocardioides panzhihuensis.
GACCAGACGGTAGAAGGTGCTGTAGTGGTCGGGGGTGAAGTAGACATCACGCGTTGTGGTGTCCACCACGAGCCGGTAGGACTGGCGCTGCGCGCCACATTCGCGCGGGGTGACGTCGAACTCGAGGTAGGCATGGCCCGAGGGCAGCTCGCCCTCGTAGTTGCGGTAGGCGCCACCGGAGAAGTTGCACGTCCCGGTCGGCGGCCAGGTGTGCCAGCCCCGGTTGGACGGGTAGCCGAGCGAGGCCCAGACCCGGTTGGAGTCGAGGGCCTCGGCGCAGCCCTTGTGGGTGCAACTCTCGAACCAGTCGGCCTGGGCGGCGGGCGCCAGCGCGACGCTTCCGGCGAGCAGGCCGGTGGTGGCGACGAGGGCTGCGAGGAGCAGCTTGATCATCGTGAGCACGGAGCGGTTCTTCCCGGACATGAATCCTCCTGAGTGTGCGTTACGGACCCAGGTAATCCTGCTACATGGGTCGCCCGGGTGGGGAGCCCGAAGGTCACGAACCGGTGAACTCTGGGAGCTGAGCGCCCTCGGGAACGCGCCTCACTCCCAGCCACAGTGGAGGGGCAGGAAGTCGTAGAGGGCGGTCTTCTGCGCCTTGGTGAGCGGGAGGAAGTAGCTGGCGTCGTCCGGGACGTCGGGGCCGCCGACATGAATCCGGAAGAGGCTGCCGACCTTGTCGTCGGCCAGGGCGTGCGGGTCGCATCGGGCGGGCAGGACCCGCAGCTCCAGCGTGGTCGGCTCGCCGGTCATCGGAACCGGGGTCGATCGGGGCCAGGTGGGTGTTCCGGGGTCGAGCTGGAAGAGCACTGTGCCCTC
Coding sequences within:
- a CDS encoding ribonuclease domain-containing protein; translated protein: MSGKNRSVLTMIKLLLAALVATTGLLAGSVALAPAAQADWFESCTHKGCAEALDSNRVWASLGYPSNRGWHTWPPTGTCNFSGGAYRNYEGELPSGHAYLEFDVTPRECGAQRQSYRLVVDTTTRDVYFTPDHYSTFYRLV